The region TGCAATATTGCACAATGCTTCTATAAAAAAACTTGCTGCAGTTTTATCAATTATAGACCTCTATATTACAAACGATACCGGCACAATGCATATTGCAGGATATGTTAATACTAAAATGATTTCTTTGTTTGGTCCGACTAACCCTAATGAATGGGCACCAACGGGAATAAATCATAATTTTATTAAATCGCCGACAGATAAAATTAATGATATTTCTATACAACAAGTTTTCTCATTGGTTTGTCAAATACTGACTCAAAAGAAAGATCAGGTATAATATTATGTGGATAATAATCAGAGTTATAATTGCAATTGTATTGATCACTATTTTAGAATACTATTTTGTTAGTAAGCTCAAGATTGCATTTAAAGTTCTACTATCAAGGTTCCCGATAAAAAAGCAGAAGATTTTCATCAACACTTTTTTACTTTTGCTAAATTTATATCCAGCTCTGTTGATTATTAATTCAATTTATGCCGCGATTACAAAACAGTCGCCCTGGTTTCCTGATAACTCCTTGCTGGATTATTTTTTAATTTATCCTTTCTGGTTCTTATTCATTTTAGTAATACAGCTTGTGATTTACTATTTGGTCTTTGATTTACTAAAGCTCGTTATTTTTCCGATTTACAAAAAAAATAAAGATAAATTTGTTAAATACGAATCAATAATAATTTTCATTCTTCTGCTCTTCTTTGTTGTTTATATACCGGCAAGAATTATTTACGATTACAATTCAGTAGATGTTAATCGGATTATATATAAAAAGAAAAATCTGTCAGATGGACTTAATGGTTTTAAGATAGCTTTCATTTCAGATGTTCAGGCTGATAGATATACAGATGATAAAAGGCTAAAAAACTTTATTGATGCAGTTAACAATGAAAATCCTGATCTGATACTGATTGCAGGAGATATAATTACTTCAACGCCAAATTATATTAATAAAGCTGCAGAATATATCGGAATGTTAAAAGCCGATTATGGAGTGTATTCCTGTGTGGGAGATCATGACAATTGGGCATACCGTCAGGATACAAAGAGAAGTATTAGCGAAATTACTGACGCACTTGAAAAACACAATGTTAGTATGATAAGTGATAGCTCGATTATTATTCCCGTTAATAATTCTGACATTGGAATAACCTTTATTACTAATACTTATGTTGAATCTGTTCCAAAAGATATTTTGGAGAAGCTTTCCAAATCAAATCACTCTGACTTGAAGATAATGTTGACCCATCAGCCTAAAAACGAGGTTATTAAAAGTGCCAAAGAGAACAATTTTGATTTATTTCTTGCTGGTCATACACATGGTGGGCAAATTACTTTATTGTTTCCATTTATACAGTTAACTCCAACATTGGTTGAAACAACTTTTATTAAAGGAGTTCGTTATTATGGTAATATGATGGCAATCGTTACTCGTGGATTAGGAATGTCTCTTGCGCCAATCCGATATAACTCAACTCCTGAGATTGTAATTATTACTCTTGCGAAATAATTCTCTTAAACTGTACAGAAAGTTTTTTTACTAAGAAAACTTTTTGTATCCGCTCTTCTTGTTGAAAAACAAAATCTTCTGAAAAAGGTTTTGATATAATTATCAGATTAACAAAAGCAAAAACACATTAAATAAACAAAGATTTTCACCTCTCTTGTAGTCGGGCAGCTTTGCTCAGTAATGACATATTTGATTTTTCAGAAGTAAAAAAAATACCATTTGACTTTGATTTCTTAATGAAAAATTTTATTTTAAAAATAAATTGCGTGTTAACGAGTCCATAAATGGACTCACAAATCAGAAAGGAGATGATATATGAAGTATTCATCTTATATGCTTCACAACTTCAGAAACATCCCTCAATTAAAGCATGTTTCCCCTGGAATTATCAATGCGATTGAAATTGTTGGCTCTGTTCTACCTTTTAAAACAAATAATTATGTGATTGAAAATCTTATTGATTGGTCAAATATCCCTGATGACCCGATGTTTATACTAACATTTCCCCAGTACGATATGTTAATTCCTGAGCACTTTGAAAAAATGAAATCGGTAATTAATAATGGTGCTGATAAACCAAGAATTAAA is a window of Ignavibacterium sp. DNA encoding:
- a CDS encoding metallophosphoesterase; this translates as MWIIIRVIIAIVLITILEYYFVSKLKIAFKVLLSRFPIKKQKIFINTFLLLLNLYPALLIINSIYAAITKQSPWFPDNSLLDYFLIYPFWFLFILVIQLVIYYLVFDLLKLVIFPIYKKNKDKFVKYESIIIFILLLFFVVYIPARIIYDYNSVDVNRIIYKKKNLSDGLNGFKIAFISDVQADRYTDDKRLKNFIDAVNNENPDLILIAGDIITSTPNYINKAAEYIGMLKADYGVYSCVGDHDNWAYRQDTKRSISEITDALEKHNVSMISDSSIIIPVNNSDIGITFITNTYVESVPKDILEKLSKSNHSDLKIMLTHQPKNEVIKSAKENNFDLFLAGHTHGGQITLLFPFIQLTPTLVETTFIKGVRYYGNMMAIVTRGLGMSLAPIRYNSTPEIVIITLAK